Proteins encoded together in one Impatiens glandulifera chromosome 1, dImpGla2.1, whole genome shotgun sequence window:
- the LOC124944634 gene encoding zinc finger MYM-type protein 1-like: MCKGNDHQEFYEPKILAIGPYHHVKPNLDSMEKKLPKNAKYTSPDIQKDVLNVIANQVRTKIRQEIGDAKFCILVDEERDASNKEQMSIVLRFVDIDGVLREPFFAIVNVADTTATTLKKEISDVLGRYDLHIHNMRGQGYDGASNMRGSWNGLQALFLKECSCAYYVHCFSHRLQLALIAAAEKEVSIWLFFSKLNSICNLINASPKCHVELHFAQRNEIAHMVATGERDTGRGCNQIGNLLRSGKTRWSSNFDSLCSMVDMYGSVITVLENMVDEGSSNSIRGEASGLLITMKSFDFIFILHLMKKIMGLTNLLFRALQERSLDILNAMEHVSTTKTLLHVLREQGFDNLLGCVEEVSKKYDIEIPQMEACYKSSRSRSCQQKDSITVTHHYQFDLFVAAIDFQIEELNSRFKDEAVELLKLSGALEPKDNFKLLNVDHIYQLAEKFYHLDFDAQDFHHLRTQLAHYEFDMPVNERFQNLSTISELCRRLVETNKSKTYNLIDRLIRLVLTLPVSTATTDRAFSAMKLVKTTLRNKMEEKFLTDSMIVYIERELSENIDNDTIIKEFYSKKNRRAQLQ, encoded by the exons ATGTGCAAAGGAAACGATCACCAGGAATTCTACGAGCCTAAGATTCTCGCCATTGGGCCTTACCACCATGTAAAACCTAACCTAGATTCCATGGAG AAAAAGCTCCCAAAAAATGCAAAGTATACTTCTCCGGATATTCAGAAAGATGTATTGAATGTTATTGCCAACCAAGTGAGAACAAAGATTCGCCAAGAGATCGGGGATGCCAAATTCTGCATTTTAGTTGACGAAGAAAGAGATGCATCTAACAAGGAGCAGATGTCTATTGTGTTAAGATTTGTGGATATTGATGGGGTTTTACGAGAACCGTTCTTTGCCATTGTAAATGTGGCTGATACAACTGCTACAACACTTAAGAAAGAAATATCTGATGTTCTTGGTCGTTATGACTTGCATATCCATAACATGAGGGGACAAGGATACGATGGTGCTAGCAATATGCGTGGCTCTTGGAATGGATTACAGGCTCTTTTTTTGAAAGAATGTTCATGTGCATATTATGTACATTGTTTTTCTCATCGGCTTCAACTAGCATTAATTGCGGCTGCCGAAAAAGAGGTATctatttggttatttttttcGAAATTGAATTCTATATGTAATCTTATTAATGCATCTCCTAAATGTCATGTCGAGTTACATTTTGCTCAAAGAAATGAAATTGCACATATGGTAGCTACTGGTGAACGTGATACCGGTAGAGGTTGTAATCAGATTGGAAATTTATTACGGTCAGGAAAGACTCGTTGGAGTTCTAATTTTGACTCACTTTGTAGCATGGTTGATATGTATGGCTCTGTGATCACTGTTTTAGAAAATATGGTGGATGAGGGGTCTTCTAACTCCATTCGTGGTGAAGCTAGTGGTTTGTTGATTACGATGAAGTCTTTTGATTTCATATTCATTCTACACTTAATGAAAAAGATAATGGGATTAACAAATCTACTTTTTCGAGCATTGCAAGAGAGAtctctagatattttaaatGCAATGGAGCATGTTTCAACTACTAAAACTTTGCTTCATGTTTTGAGAGAGCAAGGGTTTGATAATTTACTCGGTTGCGTGGAAGAAGTTTCTAAAAAGTATGACATTGAGATACCTCAGATGGAAGCTTGTTACAAATCTAGTAGAAGTCGTTCTTGTCAACAAAAGGATTCGATTACAGTTACGCACCACTATCAATTTGATCTATTTGTTGCTGCAATAGATTTTCAAATTGAAGAGCTCAATAGTAGATTCAAGGACGAGGCAGTCGAACTTCTTAAGCTCAGTGGTGCTTTGGAACCTAAAGACAACTTTAAACTTCTTAATGTTGATCACATCTATCAACTTGCTGAGAAATTCTATCATCTAGATTTTGATGCACAAGATTTTCACCACTTGAGAACACAATTGGCTCACTATGAGTTTGACATGCCCGTCAATGaaagatttcaaaatttatCAACTATTTCTGAATTATGTCGAAGATTAGTTGAGACAAATAAGTCAAAAACCTACAATTTGATCGATAG GTTGATTCGTCTTGTTTTAACTCTTCCCGTTTCTACAGCAACAACAGATCGAGCATTTTCAGCTATGAAGCTCGTGAAAACAACTCTTCGTAACAAGATGGAAGAAAAGTTTTTAACAGATTCTATGATCGTCTATATTGAACGAGAGTTGTCTGAAAACATTGATAATGATacaataattaaagaattttattCTAAGAAGAATAGAAGGGCACAACTTCAATAA